In Falco peregrinus isolate bFalPer1 chromosome 9, bFalPer1.pri, whole genome shotgun sequence, the genomic stretch CTGGAAGGAAGGAATCCATTTTGTGCTGATTCATGAAGGAGTTCAATTTGTGTCAATGACTCTAGGCTTTCGCTGGTAGGTGCAGCTTTTGGAATCTGTTGTGGCTCACCGCTGTCTTCAATAACAATGTCCTCTTCATCACTCTCCTCTTCTTGCAAGaaatttgttaaaatatttggcGTGCTACTTGGAAGACTAGATTCAGTAGACTGACCAGAGCTGCCAGAAGTCCGACTGTTCCTCACAACATTATTTCTCTGGTTTGCTGGTCTTACTGTAATGATCAGATTACGGCTGTTTGCAATCATCATGTCTGTAACCTGATCAAGGCTTTTTCCTGAAACCTCTATTCCATTCACCTCCAGTACTTCATCATTGACAGCCAATAAACCTGTGCTTTGAGCCAGGCCTCCAGGGACAAGCCTAGATATGAAAATCCCTGGAACTTTCTCTAATCCATGTGGCGTCACTCTGACACTAGAGCCGTCTCGTATATAGAATCCAAGGGGTTTGTCGGTTCCATATTTGTAAAGTCGTACCCTACGGTGGGTTTCTGGAAGAATATCTACATCTATAATAGAAGACACTGGTCTGAAGTCTTGTGGCATGCTAATGACAATGTGTGGTTTCTTCTTGTGATTATCTGGACGTAAAACATTTGAtaagacatttttcttcctcgTCATAGTATCCGTACCAAAGGCACTGTAGTCTGCATCTTCTGTAAGACATAGCACATTGATGATTAGATCACTTTATATGTGGTCCATACCACACTGCTATCATGTTTTAGGTTAGCAAAATGAAATATCTGATCTACAAGGTTACTGGCTTGCCATAGTAGAACCATTCCTCTCTACACATAAAACAAGAGCTTTAATGTCACAAGATTCGaactttttaatacttttagTTTCCTTCTAcgaaaggaaacaaaaagttaaagTTAGCAGCatagcagcagcacagacacaaaaaacTGTAGCTGTTTGAGAGAAAGGTTAGAATGGAAAGAGTACATTcctagaaacattttaattttattcagagTAATTCTACTTGCTAGTTTTCTCTCCTCAGGTTACAGATcattggaaaagaaagaatgaaaaaggaaagcagccaGTGTGCCTATTATTGCCTAGTTCCTGGAAGCTAGCCAAGTGACCTGGATTCAAACTCCAGAAAGCTTATTCCATTCTGCActctcttccctgcccccaCGCAATGTAGGTAAAATGGCTatggaacagaaacaaagaaatcttGCACACAAATACTTCAAGCAAAACTGTTCATACAAACTATGTTGTAACTGTCTCAATTTGATACATAAGTAtgcttagaatttttttaaaagaaaacatagaCAAGTCATACAAATACCTCTAATGGGAGGGAAAAACATGTCTGTGGAAGCAATTCTGATGTCTGAAATGCCTATTTACCAAAAGGAagcttccatttttctttttaatatactATAACTCCCCAAAACCAATGAACCAAAACACATTCAGATCTGAGTTTCTTGGATTTACACTCATATTCTTGCAACACTGCATAGATTCCTTTTTTCCGTGGCGGATAAAAAAGCCTAATCAAGCAGAACTGGTTTGCACTAACCCTGGAATTCAGAAAAGTTGGGATTTCTTTGTACTATCACATTAAGATGCCATTGGTACAgctgagaaagtaaaaaagaattGCTATACGCTTCAACCCGTGAATTGAAATAACTATagaaatgctgaatttcaggAGAGTTGTCAATTGCTGATGAAAAAAGTGAGAGCTGGTAAGTCAGAAgtcggggttttttttctaggctAAGATATATAGACATGTACCAGCTGTATTTCAATTCTTCAGATGctataagcaaaataaagaaaccaGTTCTGAAGCAATAGCCTAACACTATTCCAGCATGTAATATTaactctccccttccccagacATCAAGGTTGCTGAAAATagagcttaaaaataaaattggtcTACTAAGGCAGCCTTGGGCTTAGTACtctaaaaaagataaatgacaacaggaaaagaaaatttaaattagcccacaaaaaaaccctgaaggtATTTATTATAAACTCATACCTTGTGTGTACCCAATGGTAATAAAATAGTTCACCaacatggtttaaaaaaaatacgcATCCCGACGAAGGCCTTATTTACATTTCttaactttgtttaaaaaataagcacacCTTTAGGGAAGCAAAGCTGTTTGCTAAAGACTAACATCTTCTGCATTAGTTTACAGATAAAGCTGTTCAACAAACAGGAATTATGTCTGAAGACAGCTAAATCTATATGGCCAT encodes the following:
- the PARD6B gene encoding partitioning defective 6 homolog beta, coding for MSRPHRGAAGSRGLGTMEVKSKFGAEFRRFSLERSKPGKFEEFYGLLQHVHKIPNVDVLVGYTDIHGDLLPINNDDNYHKAVSTANPLLRIFIQRKEDADYSAFGTDTMTRKKNVLSNVLRPDNHKKKPHIVISMPQDFRPVSSIIDVDILPETHRRVRLYKYGTDKPLGFYIRDGSSVRVTPHGLEKVPGIFISRLVPGGLAQSTGLLAVNDEVLEVNGIEVSGKSLDQVTDMMIANSRNLIITVRPANQRNNVVRNSRTSGSSGQSTESSLPSSTPNILTNFLQEEESDEEDIVIEDSGEPQQIPKAAPTSESLESLTQIELLHESAQNGFLPSSEMNLNHSAGNVSMEYEVQDADHKSLEEDGTIITL